The DNA sequence ACCAGTACCCGCATTCCGGCCTCCCGCCTCGTGACCTCCCACAACCTAGTGCGCGACGCCAACCGGCCGGCACGGCCCGCCGTTGCAGAAAACCTTCGGGTACGCGATGCTCGCCGGCAACGATCGCCCACCGCCCCGGCCGTCGGCCCGGGCCGAGCCGAGCGGAGCCCCCGATGACCACCGCCGCCCCCGGCCGGGACGTCGCGTACCGCCGTTTCCGCTTTCCGGCGGACCGGGACCTGGGCCGCGTCGACGGACTCTCCGCCGGCCCGGCCGGGCTGACGCTCGACGCGGCGGCCGGTCGACCGGCGCATACCGGTCCGCGCCCCGGCACCACGGCCGGGAGCTGGACCTCGCCGGTCGCGCCGGTCGGCTTCGCCGCCGCCGAACTGGTGCCGTCCTGGACCGCCGACACGCCGCCCGGCTGCTGGCTGCGGGTGGAGGTGCGCGGCTGGGACGGTGACGCCGCCACCACCGACTGGTACGAGCTGGGCCGCTGGGCGGCCGACGACGGCACGGTACGCCGCGCCTCGGTGCCCGGGCAGTCCGACGACCGGGCCCGGGTCGACGCGGACACGCTCCGGGTGACCGGGGCGACGGTGACCGGCTGGCAGGTCCGGGTGACGCTGCTGCGCCGGTCCGACGCGCCGGCCGGGCCGGTGCTGCGCACGGTCGGGGTGGTCGCCAGCGGCCCCGCGCACGCCGGCGACGGCGACGACGGCGCGGTCGGCGACGGCGACGGCGCACCGGGCCGGGCGTGGGGGCGGGTGCTGGACGTGCCGCGCTACGCGCAGCGGCTGCACGCCGGCGGGGAGACCCGCTGGGGTGGCGGCGGCGACTCCTGGTGCAGCCCCACCTGCGTGTCGATGGTGCTCGACTTCTGGGGCGCCGGCCCCACCCCGGACCGCTACGCCTGGGTCGACCCGCCCGGCCCCCGCCCGGCGGTGGTGCACGCCGCGCGGCACTGCTACGACCACGCGTACGCCGGGGCCGGGAACTGGCCGTTCAACACCGCGTACGCGGCGACGCACGGGGTGGACGCGTTCGTCACCCGGCTGCGTTGCCTGGCCGAGGCGGAACGGTTCGTGGCCGCCGGCATCCCGCTGATCGTCTCGGCGGCGTTCACCCGCGGGCAGGTCCCCGGGTTGGACTACGACACCCGGGGACACCTGATCGTGCTGGCCGGCTTCACCGCCGCCGGCGACCCGGTGCTGAACGACCCGTACGCGCCGGACGACGAGCGGGTCCGCCGGACCGTGCCACGCGCGCCGTTCGAGGCGGCCTGGCAGGCCGGCAGCGGCGGAATCGCGTACGTGCTGCGGCCGGAGTCGGTGCCGCTGCCCCCGCCGCCCGCCCAGGCCAACTGGTGATCACCGACCCGCCGGCCACACCGCCA is a window from the Micromonospora sp. DSM 45708 genome containing:
- a CDS encoding peptidase C39 family protein; translation: MTTAAPGRDVAYRRFRFPADRDLGRVDGLSAGPAGLTLDAAAGRPAHTGPRPGTTAGSWTSPVAPVGFAAAELVPSWTADTPPGCWLRVEVRGWDGDAATTDWYELGRWAADDGTVRRASVPGQSDDRARVDADTLRVTGATVTGWQVRVTLLRRSDAPAGPVLRTVGVVASGPAHAGDGDDGAVGDGDGAPGRAWGRVLDVPRYAQRLHAGGETRWGGGGDSWCSPTCVSMVLDFWGAGPTPDRYAWVDPPGPRPAVVHAARHCYDHAYAGAGNWPFNTAYAATHGVDAFVTRLRCLAEAERFVAAGIPLIVSAAFTRGQVPGLDYDTRGHLIVLAGFTAAGDPVLNDPYAPDDERVRRTVPRAPFEAAWQAGSGGIAYVLRPESVPLPPPPAQANW